One region of Populus trichocarpa isolate Nisqually-1 chromosome 4, P.trichocarpa_v4.1, whole genome shotgun sequence genomic DNA includes:
- the LOC18098156 gene encoding amino acid transporter AVT3B: MESGKNAAFSSAKALPREDTPLIPNSPTLSSQSKTFANVFIAIVGAGVLGLPYAFKRTGWIMSLMMLFSVAGLTHYCMMLLIHTRRKLQSLSGDFAKINSFGDLGFTVCGSLGRFVVDVMVVLSQAGFCIGYLIFIGNTMANLFNASSPDSLTSQVIAFSMSAKSWYIWGCFPFQLGLSSVATLTHLAPLSIFADVVDLAAMGVVIAKDVFLMMENRPEVRAFGGLSVFFYGMGVAVYAFEGVGMVLPIESEMKERETFGKILGLSMGLISVIYGAFGVLGYFAFGNDTQDIITANLGPGLISLLVQLGLCINLFFTFPLMMNPVYEIVERRFWGGRYCLWLRWLSVMVVTLVALTVPNFADFLSLVGSSVCCGLGFVLPALFHLLVFKEEMNWKGWTIDVGIVSLGLVLAVSGTWYALMEIFAIKA, translated from the coding sequence atgGAGTCTGGAAAAAATGCAGCATTCTCATCTGCAAAAGCTCTACCAAGAGAAGACACACCTCTCATACCCAATTCCCCGACTCTATCCTCTCAATCCAAGACTTTTGCAAATGTATTCATTGCTATTGTTGGTGCTGGTGTTCTTGGTCTCCCTTATGCTTTTAAACGCACAGGTTGGATAATGAGTCTTATGATGCTTTTTTCTGTTGCTGGTTTAACTCATTATTGTATGATGTTGTTAATCCATACACGTAGAAAGCTTCAATCTTTATCTGGTGATTTCGCAAAGATTAACTCCTTTGGTGATCTGGGTTTCACCGTTTGTGGTTCTCTTGGGAGGTTTGTTGTTGATGTAATGGTTGTTTTGTCTCAAGCTGGATTTTGTATTggttatttgatatttattggtAATACCATGGCTAATCTGTTCAATGCATCATCACCTGATAGCTTGACTTCTCAAGTTATTGCCTTCTCAATGTCCGCTAAGAGCTGGTATATATGGGGctgttttccttttcaattgggATTAAGTTCTGTTGCAACGTTGACCCATTTGGCTCCGTTGAGCATTTTTGCTGATGTTGTTGATCTTGCTGCCATGGGAGTGGTGATTGCTaaggatgtttttttaatgatggagAATAGGCCTGAAGTTAGAGCCTTTGGAGGTTTGTCTGTGTTTTTCTACGGGATGGGCGTGGCTGTATATGCATTTGAAGGGGTTGGTATGGTTTTGCCAATAGAATCTGAAATGAAAGAGAGGGAAACGTTTGGGAAAATCTTAGGTTTGAGCATGGGGCTTATTTCAGTGATATATGGAGCTTTCGGTGTGCTGGGTTACTTTGCATTTGGAAATGATACTCAGGATATTATCACTGCTAATTTAGGGCCTGGGCTCATTAGCCTTTTGGTTCAATTGGGTCTTTGTATCAATCTGTTTTTCACATTTCCCCTGATGATGAACCCTGTTTATGAGATAGTGGAGAGAAGGTTCTGGGGTGGCAGGTATTGCCTGTGGCTTAGATGGCTGTCGGTTATGGTGGTTACTCTGGTGGCTTTAACGGTGCCAAATTTCGCCGATTTCTTGTCCTTGGTGGGGAGCAGTGTATGTTGTGGATTGGGATTTGTTTTGCCAGCTTTGTTTCACTTGCTTGTGTTCAAGGAAGAGATGAACTGGAAAGGATGGACAATTGATGTGGGGATTGTGTCCTTGGGCCTTGTTCTTGCGGTTTCAGGGACTTGGTATGCTCTCATGGAGATCTTCGCTATCAAGGCATAG